From the genome of Asterias rubens chromosome 13, eAstRub1.3, whole genome shotgun sequence:
CTGATTTCAAGCATGGCGGGTGCAGAAAATAACGCTGAGACTTTCATTAATAAGATCAGTCgtgaaaaggtgaaaatcaGCGACTCATTTTCCTCTTTCGGTTCGCTGTCCATGCTCGATCAGTCCGTCCGCAAGCTACTTCTCCACTCCAACGATGTCAGCAAGTGCCGCGAGAACCCCCTGACGCTCAAAGGGAAGCGAATCCAGCTGGCCAAgattcttcttcttgttctGCTTCCTATTATTTCCCTAGCCGTGCTGGCCGTGCTTGACTTGAAAGCCATCGCGCAGAGCAACAGCGTCGACTTAGAGATCCGGAATGTGATCCGGTTCAGTCGAGACATCGGGGTCCTGTTGAGTCGCCTCCAGCGAGAGCGTGACATGACGGCTCTGTACGTGAGTCTCATCGGGCCCCAGGATATTTCCATCTTGACGGAGATATACCCGGAGACCGATAACGCTATCGAGGAGCTTAAAGACTGGCCGGTTGAGACCAGCATCCTGAACGAGCTACCCTTCTTCAGGGAGAAGAGTGACTTCAAGCAGCACCTTGTGGAGCACCGGAAGTCTGTGACTAGGTCTGACACGGCTGTCTACGATGAGGTCAACTTCTACACGGATATACTCCAGATTTTCATCGACTGGTTGTACGAGAGCATTGGTAACTCCGAGGGGAGCGACCTGTGGCAGGTCCTGGTAGCGTACCAGCTTCTGATCGTCAGCAATGTTGAAACAGGAATAGAACGCACTCTAGGCTCGGTGTTTTATACCCTTGGGGGCTTCGAGAGGCACGAAGATTACGTCTGGTACATGGAGAAGTACAACCTGGGCATCTGGAACTACGAGGCGTCCAAGAAGTACTCCTCTCTCATCACGGAGTTCTTCGACAACCACGTCTTGGGAATGTCGGAAAACTTCACCGACACGATCGTCACGATGCGGAAGGAGATCTTGGTCAACGAGGCGTCCAAGATCGAACCGAAGTTCATCGACGCGAAGCTGTGGTTCGACAGCATGAGCGTCTACATCGACATCTTGGAAGACGTCCAGAAGAACATGGCCAACCAGATCCTCCTCCTCCTCGAAGACGACCTGAAGAATGACACCGAAGCCATCGCAGTCAGCATCCTTCTCGTTGTCGTCGTCATCGTCATGTGCCCTTTGACCCTTCGGGCCATCTGGTCGCTGACCTCTGATATCCAGAACTACGCCTTGACCCTTGCGGCCCAGACCAAGGCTCTGAACAGGGAGAAGAAGCGTTCCAGCTGGCTGCTGTACTCCATGTTGCCGCCAACGGTGGCGGAACAGCTGGTTCAGAAAAGAGACGTGAAGGCGGAGTCTTATAACAGCGCAACTGTGTTGTTCTCTGACATTGCAGGGTTCAACCATCTCTGTGCTCTCAGCACACCTATGCAGGCAAGGATTTATTTCACTAAACACATTTTCTCCTGATGATGAGCAGAACGTCCTgttgttcgaaacgtcgagaccaaatcGGCTCTTTCGAGAGCCAAAACTCCCTAAAAGGAGATTTATTGGTTGTAccggcaagtttactattatttataatttattatacAACAGTTTTCGTTTAACTTCGTTTACTATACTAAATATGTTGACATAAAattagactgcatgacttgcaatcacaagattgttggttcgaatcctaccaagctgaCCGCCGATTTGTCAATGACCAAAAATAAGTGAAGTCATCTATAGCTACCGAATCACAATTTtcgatttgtgcaattcataatcattggCGTTGGACCACTGTTTAAATGAGCGAGATTGgcaacgaagttgcaagagaataatgacagaaacaaaacccttgttgcacaaaattcgTGGactctgctttcagatgcctaaaaagacttcaggctttcAGTCTTTTAATATTCTGAGTGAGTCTTtccccttttctcaaaaactacgttacttcagagggagccgtttcttctagtgttttatactatcaacagctctccattgctcgttaccaagtaagatattttgctcaaaaatatgtttagTTAATACCAATATTCAATCAATACGccatgtaaaaataataatatctttACCTCGTAGGTTGTTGAGATGTTGAATGGTTTGTACCTTGTGTTCGACTCTCGTATCGAACAGTATAACGTCTACAAGGTGGAAACAGTCAACGAAACATACATGCTAGCGTCGGGTAAGTAGATATAACACGCAAAATGTCACAGCCTAATCCCAAATCATTATCACCAGAATAGTTGGATTGCACATAacgtcattggccgccatctttgatgaaatgtgcacgcgCGAAAGGCTATAACTGGCTGAAAGATGTGTGCATGCAGCGCGTATTAAAACGTGCAATCTTCCCTTTGTTTGTCGTCAAATTAATATGACTGTTGATGGACGCTATGTATTATATTCTCCACCGGTGAATTCTCAAAGTACTAACACCAAAGTGGAAGTCTTGCCAATGGAAATGTTGATGTCCATTGTTCCCCAACACGAGTGGTTTACAGAGAGCCTTGCCCTAGCAAAATACAACACCAGTTAAATCCAGAACCAAAACTTGTGATGGACTCTGATGATGGTAGTGTTCTTgattggaaaacaaataatcGGTTTAAAGGTGCTTTCTGCTGTAGCACAACGTCAgattcaaacaaaatgtaatgccGGGTCGTGAATGGTTTGCGATCATTACACTCTCAAAACATTCGGGTCAGAACTGACCCGTATTCCGGGTTCAGCAAGTGGCTTGACCCATTCCCTGGGTCAGACCGACCCGAAAACATGTCACATAATGAGCATTTTACTAGGACTCTGCGCCAGCAGTTTGACCCTCTTCTGTGCCATGTTGACACAATTTCTGGGTCACACTGAGTCAAATAGGATCACTTTAATTATGTGAACCAACctcacaacaaacaaacaaccaagaCGTAAATCAAGATACTAAACGCAGTACACACACATACTAGCATCaatcgcttgaatgttccccgagcAAAACAAAGTTCCATGTCAAAAAGCTTTCAGTGTAGCTgggccatttttatttattttaattcttcggacaaaacaataaaacaagcacaggccgtccagggaaggaaCAATCTTCCCACTACCATTAGGGAATTTGTTATACTTTATCTTCATTTCGTACAAGACTCAGATCACGTTTTCCAGGTTGATTgctttctagtgcgctatgtTCTTGATTGAAAAGCGCCTTATACATTTCATTTGTTATGTTACACAATGGTATCTCCTATGCAGGACTTCCTGACCGTATGGTAGGCGGTGAACACGTCAGAGAGTTAGCCACAGTGGCTCTTGATCTTCTTCATCATGTTAGTTTCCTTGAGGTGCCACACAGAGAGAACATGAAAATCAAGATACGAATTGGTATCCACACCGGTAAGTCAATACAAAGCATTTAAATACACAATGTCACGTTTTActgaaggggagggggggggggcgggggtggATTCTACAACTtaactcttaaagccattatacactttcggtaaacagtattgtccatgtcccacacttcgtgtatcacaacttatatataaaataacaatcctgtggaaatgtaggctcaatcggacatcggagtcgggagaaaataacgggaaacccactcctgttttggcgcgtttcgccgtgtcatgacatgtgtttataacaaatccgtaattctcgctaacgagaatttatattgtttaccgttttctcaaaaagtaaagcatttcatggactaatatttcaagagaagtctttcaccattaccttctgtaaactctgtaaatctgtgaacttttttctttttttctgtaccgaaaaggtccaatggctttaactattGATTTCTTGGAAATCGAACACGGTATCAAATTCTTTCAGAGACGAGACAGATGAAGTGCCATATTAACAGGATATATTTAAACCCCCCCTCCAACaaacctgaaaaaaataaaacactcactaGATACATATGTAGTTAATGACACTTTGGGCAATAGTTCAATACATTTTTTGTTGCACATGAAATTTGTAAAGTGCGAAAGCGCATTCATTTATAAATGTCTTAATTTAGATTTTTAGGTATCATATAAGTTTCCTCCGTACACgcgaaacaaattaaaatggtaATGTTCTCGTATCAGGTCCCGTTGTTGCCGGAGTAGTGGGCATCAAGATGCCTCGATACTGTCTCTTTGGTGACACAGTCAACACCGCGTCTCGCATGCAGACATCCGGGCTACGTAAGTATTCAAAATACACattcaaaaaatatgttaaggAGAAGGGACgggaaagtgtagattcgtgagtAGACTGTACGAGCCGAACTCGAGTACATGTGAATTGTTgtaacgaatctacactttgaAGATACTGTCTCTTTCGCAGTCAACACCGTGTCTCGGATGCAGACATCCGGGCTACGTAAGTATTCCCAATACACATTCAAAATATGTTAAGGAGCagggacgagaaagtgtaggtTCGTGGATATTGTACGAGtcgaaggcgagtacattgtagtCACGAAACTACACTTTTAAGTGTTAAAAGAGTCTATTCCCCCGATTATGTAAGAGAATCaatgaattttaattttgaataaaaagtgtagattcgtaagaTAACTCGTGCGAACATATTTATATATAGTCAGTGCTAAACTACGTATagaatctacagttgagtgtagattcgtaaaaatactCTATACATtttcatcaatagagtgacgtcacagaactAGTTTGGTAACGATAGATTCGAATACGCAACATGTTATCTTAGATCTGGCGTTCAAGGCGATAGAAACAACATTGTCATTCCAATGTGTCACCGCAAAGTGAATTGCGTCTCCCTAATTGATTTATATGGATCGACCCTTTGAATTTAAAGGGGACGTTTACAATGAAGCAGGTGGTTCTCTCACAAGCCTTGAGAGGGAAGTTAAACGCATCAATCTTGATACTGCGATTAACTTGAGACATTGTCATAGTATGCTGGCCAACACAATTAAGTATTATTGAGGTTTGTGTATGAAGAGCCTCAGGTCGTTTACTTGAGTTGAGCTATTTTACTATTGGGAGTGACTGAAGAACCCCCAGTCATTTTgtagctaagcagaaaatagaatggtgtgtaattttgattttctttctcGGCTACGCATGAAGCCGGCTTTTCTGCCACGCAAAAGCGAAtgccttatttttgtttgaagttgAAATTTTTGTTACAAAGTCTTTCAATCAGACTTTTACCGGATGGTACAATCCAAAGACTTACGGGTGAAAATTGACCCAAGTTTGGGTCCCGTCGGGCATGACCCCACTGCTGGGTCATTTTGACCAGGAATCTAAGTCAAAATGACCCGTAAAAAATATACCcgacaaaacaaattttctgaGGTGTGATATTGCATGGAAGATTTTCCAAAGCTTTAGTATTTCAAACGTGGCCCTGTTACTgataatgcttgtattttatttttgactcTAGCCGGTCGTATACACATAAGTAACGATACATACATGGCGCTAGTTGACAAAGGTGGGTTCATGGTTGTCAGACGTGGAGAGATAGAAATAAAGGTATGTTCATTTcagtaaacaaagaaaataatcataataatagtaGGTTATTATATTTTGCGCTCTACCACATCTCTTGGGGCGCATCAAAGCGcacagtattttttcctgcaatgtATGTGGAGCTATACGGTTTGGAGTATGAGACATACTCCTTTAAAGTAACATGTAACATTAAGTCGCTATGAGGCAATATGCAGATCAAACAaagaatcccttctcttttagaTTAAGTGAACTGGGTTATTTCACATGCAATAcaaaacacacgggaccaacggcttcatgtcccatctgaagaacgcaacaatggttaagtgtcttgcttaaggacacgagtgccacgactgggactcgaacccacactctgctgaacataaACACCAGAGTTAGGACTCGGTTCTCTTTCACCGCTTGGCCATGGCACTTCCACAAATCGAATTTGAAAAGCCAACGTTTTCACTTCGCATTTTCTATTCGCCCAACAGGGAAAAGGCATCATGTGCACCTATTGGCTGACAGGGCGGGAAAACCTGGAGCAGATAATCCCCTCCATAACGGAGGTCTCAAACATCAAAAACGACCCGGGGTTACACGAGGTACGCTACGCTCACATGTATGAACAGACATCCACTGGACGTATCCAGTACCGAGGGAAGGACGACGAGGTTATGGTGCAGCAGGAGGATTGGAACGAGTAGAGTTGAGCAGGTATATACACCTTCAAACCGAGGACCAAACAAAATAGGAcaatatacctttatcatgctgtcaccatcttggtcatgttccctgcttccaataacagtaatgactgctaacattcattgcgcaaac
Proteins encoded in this window:
- the LOC117298716 gene encoding guanylate cyclase soluble subunit beta-2-like — encoded protein: MAGAENNAETFINKISREKVKISDSFSSFGSLSMLDQSVRKLLLHSNDVSKCRENPLTLKGKRIQLAKILLLVLLPIISLAVLAVLDLKAIAQSNSVDLEIRNVIRFSRDIGVLLSRLQRERDMTALYVSLIGPQDISILTEIYPETDNAIEELKDWPVETSILNELPFFREKSDFKQHLVEHRKSVTRSDTAVYDEVNFYTDILQIFIDWLYESIGNSEGSDLWQVLVAYQLLIVSNVETGIERTLGSVFYTLGGFERHEDYVWYMEKYNLGIWNYEASKKYSSLITEFFDNHVLGMSENFTDTIVTMRKEILVNEASKIEPKFIDAKLWFDSMSVYIDILEDVQKNMANQILLLLEDDLKNDTEAIAVSILLVVVVIVMCPLTLRAIWSLTSDIQNYALTLAAQTKALNREKKRSSWLLYSMLPPTVAEQLVQKRDVKAESYNSATVLFSDIAGFNHLCALSTPMQVVEMLNGLYLVFDSRIEQYNVYKVETVNETYMLASGLPDRMVGGEHVRELATVALDLLHHVSFLEVPHRENMKIKIRIGIHTGPVVAGVVGIKMPRYCLFGDTVNTASRMQTSGLPGRIHISNDTYMALVDKGGFMVVRRGEIEIKGKGIMCTYWLTGRENLEQIIPSITEVSNIKNDPGLHEVRYAHMYEQTSTGRIQYRGKDDEVMVQQEDWNE